A section of the Hyalangium minutum genome encodes:
- a CDS encoding WD40 repeat domain-containing protein: protein GSGECLLTLSGHAGGVTACGWSPDGKRVVSGASDRTVKVWDAGSGECLLTLSGHAGGVTACGWSPDGKRVVSGADDSTVKVWDAGSGECLLTLSGHAGFVNACGWSPDGKRVVSGADDSTVKVWDAGSGECLLTLSGHAGFVNACGWSPDGKRVVSGASDRTVKVWDAGSGQCLWSAHQLPEGQIATVDGAHERILHASAEAWRWLGWRWMDPATGRLRILPAEMFGPLPA, encoded by the coding sequence GGGAGCGGGGAGTGCCTGCTGACGCTGAGTGGGCACGCGGGCGGTGTGACTGCGTGCGGGTGGAGTCCGGACGGGAAGCGAGTGGTGTCCGGGGCGTCTGACCGCACGGTGAAGGTGTGGGACGCGGGGAGCGGGGAGTGCCTACTGACGCTGAGCGGGCACGCGGGCGGTGTGACTGCGTGCGGGTGGAGTCCGGACGGGAAGCGAGTGGTGTCCGGGGCGGATGACAGCACGGTGAAGGTGTGGGACGCAGGGAGCGGGGAGTGCCTGCTGACGCTGAGCGGGCACGCGGGCTTTGTGAATGCGTGCGGGTGGAGTCCGGACGGGAAGCGAGTGGTGTCCGGGGCGGATGACAGCACGGTGAAGGTGTGGGACGCGGGGAGCGGGGAGTGCCTGCTGACGCTGAGCGGGCACGCGGGCTTTGTGAATGCGTGCGGGTGGAGTCCGGACGGGAAGCGAGTGGTGTCCGGGGCGTCTGACCGCACGGTGAAGGTGTGGGACGCGGGGAGCGGACAGTGCCTCTGGTCGGCTCACCAGCTCCCAGAAGGACAGATCGCCACGGTAGACGGCGCTCACGAGCGAATCCTCCATGCATCCGCAGAGGCGTGGCGGTGGCTCGGCTGGCGGTGGATGGATCCTGCCACCGGCCGTCTTCGCATTCTCCCAGCGGAGATGTTTGGCCCCCTTCCCGCGTGA